Genomic segment of Panicum virgatum strain AP13 chromosome 9N, P.virgatum_v5, whole genome shotgun sequence:
CCATGCCTACAGCCTACTATCTTACAGTGTCGTCGTTGTAAGTTGTAACTCTTTGAAATTATCTGACCATTGCCATTATAATTTGTTTCAGATTCtttattcatctcctgatggcATATGTGTTCACATTCTGGGTGTGCTTTATGCTGTACAAAGAATACAGCAATGTTGCATTCATGAGATTGCATTTCCTGGCTTCCCAGAAGCGTTGCGCCGATCAGTTCACTGTAAGTACATTGATGAAGTATATACTAACCATATACATATGATGCATGCTCCACTTCAGTTGTTATAGATAACTAGGAAAAGAGTAGTTGAGCACATGCTCTAGTGTGGATTTGCAGAGCGGAACATGTACTGCAGTTATGCTATGACTTAATAAATTCACAACGGTAACCGAGATCCTTAGTACTGTAGCATTTAATGGTCTTTTCCAATTCCAGGTGATTGTTAGGAACATTCCTCGCATCTCAAGCCATTCAACTTCTGAAACAGTGGACGAGTTCTTCCGAAGAAATCATCCAGACCACTATCTTGGTCAGCAGGTACATGGCCCTCTCCTTTACTTAGGTCTGATTCACCTTGCATTTTGTCAGGCATGGATTTTACATTCTACTCGGTTTTGAACCAATCACAAGTTATGGTTGTTGAGAAATGTGGTGATTACAAAGGCAACCTTGCTTTTTATGGTCAGCCTGTTTACAACGCGAATCGATACGCTAAACTTGTGAAGAAAAGGGAGAGGCTTCAAAACTGGTTGGATTACTATCAGCTGAAGTTTGAAAGGCATCCAGAGAAAAGACCAACTAGACGGGtaatttttccaacatttcttctgTTGTTTCTTTCATTTGCTCATGTACCAAGTTCTTCAACCATGCTCATTCTGTATTTTGTTTGCAAGAAATCCCTGAGCATGTTGATTTTCCTGTGTTTCAGACAGGATGCCTTGGTTTCTGTGGTGGCGAAGTGGATCAAATCGAGTACTACAGGGCTAGAATCAGCGAGCTTGAGAGGAAGGTGAGTCTGCAGTTCTTGCTGATATTGATTCGTCATCAATGATACACAGTTCTATAAATCTGTGGACTGGACTTCTGGGTctcgtattcgagaaaaaaagacTTCTGGGTCTGATGCATCTGTCTGGCTATAAATTTCATCATTATCAAAATTATTACTAAAATACCCTACTGAATGCTACTAGTACTGTACTAGTAGTATTGTATTCTTGCATGTACAATCTTAACGCTTTGTGTTATTGTTGTGATATTTTCAGATGGCATCTGAGCGCCAGAAAGTTCTCAATGACCCAAAAGCTATCATGCCTGTTTCTTTTGTGACGTTTGACTCGAGATGGGGCGCTGCTGTGTGTGCACAGACACAACAGTCGAAGAACCCAACCCAATGGCTGACTGATTGGGCTCCTGAACCGCGGGATGTTTATTGGCAGAATCTTGCCATCCCATTTTTCTCTCTCAGTATCCGCAGGTTTCTGATATCCGTTGCGGTCTTTGCATTGGTGTTTTTCTACATGATACCTATTGCATTTGTGCAATCACTTGCCAATCTTGAGGGTCTTGAAAAGGTTGCTCCATTTCTGAAGCCAGTAATAGAAGCGTAAGGTTTCTTTCCCTGTACATTGTTTCTCTTGCTTGATGCCAACGACTAAGATGGGTCTatttcatgaattttttttcacatgGTTTCTTGTTTGATTTGCAGCAAAGTGGTAAAATCCTTCCTTCAGGGGTTTCTTCCCGGTCTGGCTCTGAAGATCTTTCTCTATATCCTCCCTACAGTTTTAATGATCATGTCAAAAGTTGAAGGCTATGTATCTTTATCATCGCTGGAAAGGAGGACTGCTTCGAAATATTACTACTTCATGCTGGTGAATGTATTCCTTGGAAGCATAATCGCTGGTACAGCGTTTGAACAGCTATATGCTTTCCTCCACCAGCCTCCTACACAGTAATTCTCTTCAggcttcctttcttttcctgcATATTTATGAACATAAAAGTTATTTTTGCTTGGTATTCAATTTATGTAGTCTACTTGGCTGAAGGTCTGGATAAATATGAATCGCACTACTGCTTCTGCCTGTTAACTTCTCAAAGCTGTGTGGTAAAGAGTTTACGTTGTAAAAGGCATAGTCATAACCTGTGACGTGGTATGTTCATTTTGCAGAATACCAAGGACAATTGGAGTAGCTATACCAATGAAGGCCACATTTTTCATGACTTACATAATGGTTGATGGCTGGGCTGGTATTGCAAACGAGATCCTTCGAGTGAAGCCTCTAGTGATATACCATCTGAAAAACATGTTTATCGTGAAAACGGAGAGGGACAGGGAGAGGGCGATGGATCCCGGTAGCATTGGGCTTGGAGAAAACCTTCCATCCCTACAGCTGTATTTTCTCCTCGGGCTTGTATACGCCGTCGTCACCCCCATCCTCCTGCCATTCATTAtcatcttctttgcctttgcttTCCTCGTCTATAGACACCAGGTCAGATATTGTGATTGACGCCACTTTTCACCTTGCCATGCCTGTGATGTCGAATGTCACTAACCTCAACAACTCTCTTCTTGTCTGTTGTTGTTTCAGATCATCAATGTGTACAATCAGGAGTACGAGAGCGCTGCTGCATTTTGGCCTCAGGTGCATTCCCGGATAATAGCCAGCCTGTTGATCTCGCATGTAACTCTGTTTGGGTTGATGAGCACAAAGAAAGCTGCATACTCCACCCCTCTGCTCATCTTCCTGCCTCTGCTGACGATATGGTTCCACAAGTACTGCAAGAGCCGGTTCGAGCCTGCTTTCAGGAAGTATCCTCTAGAGGT
This window contains:
- the LOC120691446 gene encoding CSC1-like protein At1g32090 isoform X1 — encoded protein: MATLEDLGVSAFINILGALVFLILFAVLRIQPVNDRVYFPKLYLAGKRRHDHSARSAVRRFVNLNVCTYVTFLSWVPGALRMTESELVAHAGLDSAVYLRIYTLGLKIFLPIAALALLVLIPVNVSGGTLLDLRKEVVFSDIDKLSISNVDPGSNRFFIHLLMAYVFTFWVCFMLYKEYSNVAFMRLHFLASQKRCADQFTVIVRNIPRISSHSTSETVDEFFRRNHPDHYLGQQPVYNANRYAKLVKKRERLQNWLDYYQLKFERHPEKRPTRRTGCLGFCGGEVDQIEYYRARISELERKMASERQKVLNDPKAIMPVSFVTFDSRWGAAVCAQTQQSKNPTQWLTDWAPEPRDVYWQNLAIPFFSLSIRRFLISVAVFALVFFYMIPIAFVQSLANLEGLEKVAPFLKPVIEAKVVKSFLQGFLPGLALKIFLYILPTVLMIMSKVEGYVSLSSLERRTASKYYYFMLVNVFLGSIIAGTAFEQLYAFLHQPPTQIPRTIGVAIPMKATFFMTYIMVDGWAGIANEILRVKPLVIYHLKNMFIVKTERDRERAMDPGSIGLGENLPSLQLYFLLGLVYAVVTPILLPFIIIFFAFAFLVYRHQIINVYNQEYESAAAFWPQVHSRIIASLLISHVTLFGLMSTKKAAYSTPLLIFLPLLTIWFHKYCKSRFEPAFRKYPLEEAMEKDNMEHASEPNLNLKSFLANAYLHPIFHLFEEPAKEESQETVEVRIDKAQQQQHRQEETHVRNSSQYHHEEGHFRSTHETHYHHESHVSRSTQYHHEGIHVRSDTDSPSPPHFIYHYDIQP
- the LOC120691446 gene encoding CSC1-like protein At1g32090 isoform X2, which produces MAYVFTFWVCFMLYKEYSNVAFMRLHFLASQKRCADQFTVIVRNIPRISSHSTSETVDEFFRRNHPDHYLGQQPVYNANRYAKLVKKRERLQNWLDYYQLKFERHPEKRPTRRTGCLGFCGGEVDQIEYYRARISELERKMASERQKVLNDPKAIMPVSFVTFDSRWGAAVCAQTQQSKNPTQWLTDWAPEPRDVYWQNLAIPFFSLSIRRFLISVAVFALVFFYMIPIAFVQSLANLEGLEKVAPFLKPVIEAKVVKSFLQGFLPGLALKIFLYILPTVLMIMSKVEGYVSLSSLERRTASKYYYFMLVNVFLGSIIAGTAFEQLYAFLHQPPTQIPRTIGVAIPMKATFFMTYIMVDGWAGIANEILRVKPLVIYHLKNMFIVKTERDRERAMDPGSIGLGENLPSLQLYFLLGLVYAVVTPILLPFIIIFFAFAFLVYRHQIINVYNQEYESAAAFWPQVHSRIIASLLISHVTLFGLMSTKKAAYSTPLLIFLPLLTIWFHKYCKSRFEPAFRKYPLEEAMEKDNMEHASEPNLNLKSFLANAYLHPIFHLFEEPAKEESQETVEVRIDKAQQQQHRQEETHVRNSSQYHHEEGHFRSTHETHYHHESHVSRSTQYHHEGIHVRSDTDSPSPPHFIYHYDIQP